The DNA sequence TGGCGGCCGGACACCAGCGCGTACGGCACCCCGGGGAACGCCTCCGGCCCGTCGGCCACGGTGAACGCGTACGGCTCGTCGGGCAGCACCACCAGGTCCGGCCGCCGGTCCAGCAGTTCCGGCAGCGGCGGGCGCGGATAGCGGTCGGCCGCGTCGGCGTAGACGTTGTGCACGCCCAGCCGGCGCAGCAGGTCACCGGCGAACGTGTCGCCGCCGAGCACCACCCACGGCCGCCGCCACACCGGCACCACCGCCCGCCGTACCGGACCGTCCCACGGCCGCGCCCACGCCGCCCCGGCCGCCGAAAGCCACGGCGGCGCCGGCACGTCGAGCCGGGCCAGCATCCGTTCCAGCGACGCCAGCGCCTCGGGCAGCGTCCGCGGATACGTCACCCACACCGGCACCCCGGCGGCCCGCAGCGCCTCGACGTCCGCGCGCCGGTTCTCCTCCGCGTTCGCCAACACCAGATCCGGTACGGCGGACAGCACGCCGTCGAGCGCCGGAAACCTGGTGCCGCCGACCCGGGGTACGTCGAGGTCGCCGGGGTGGGTGCAGTAGTCGGTCGCCGCGACGAGCAGCCCCGGCGCGCTCACCGCCACCGCCTCGGTCAGCGATGGCACCAGCGACACCACCCGGCGCGGCGGCGCCGGCAGGTGTACCTCCGTACCCAGGTCGTCGCGCACGACGGCCGGCGTCAGACGTCGGTGACCCGGACGCCGGCGTGTGCCTTGTAGCGCTTGTTGATGGCGATCAGGTTGGCGGTGAACGCCTCGATCTGGTGGGCGTTGCGCAGCCGACCGGCGTAGATGCCCCGCATCCCCGGGATGGTGGCGGTCAGCGCCGCCACGACCCCGACCACCTCGCGGTCCTCGGTGGCGATGAGTACGTCCAACTCGATCCGGTCGATCTCCGGGTCGGCGAGCAGCGGGGCGCTGACGTGGTTGAACGCCGCGGCCACCCGGGACTCGGGCAGCAGGGCGGCGGCCTGCTGGACCGCGCTGCCCTCCTCGACCTTGAGCGCGTACGGGCCCTGCTTGTCGAAGCCGAGCGGGTTGACACAGTCGATCACGATCTTGCCGGCGAGCGGTTCGCGGAGCGCGGCGACGGTCGCGGCGTGCCCGTCCCACGGCACCGCGATGACCACGATGTCGGACCGGGTGGAGACGTCGACGTTGTCGCCGCCGTCGACGCTGGT is a window from the Polymorphospora rubra genome containing:
- a CDS encoding helical backbone metal receptor — protein: MRDDLGTEVHLPAPPRRVVSLVPSLTEAVAVSAPGLLVAATDYCTHPGDLDVPRVGGTRFPALDGVLSAVPDLVLANAEENRRADVEALRAAGVPVWVTYPRTLPEALASLERMLARLDVPAPPWLSAAGAAWARPWDGPVRRAVVPVWRRPWVVLGGDTFAGDLLRRLGVHNVYADAADRYPRPPLPELLDRRPDLVVLPDEPYAFTVADGPEAFPGVPYALVSGRHLTWYGPSLAEARTLLATQLAAG
- the npdG gene encoding NADPH-dependent F420 reductase yields the protein MGYDASTLPDVSGLTVGIIGGTGDQGRGLAYRFARAGLSVLIGSRSAERATQSAREIAALPGVPAGTSVDGGDNVDVSTRSDIVVIAVPWDGHAATVAALREPLAGKIVIDCVNPLGFDKQGPYALKVEEGSAVQQAAALLPESRVAAAFNHVSAPLLADPEIDRIELDVLIATEDREVVGVVAALTATIPGMRGIYAGRLRNAHQIEAFTANLIAINKRYKAHAGVRVTDV